A genome region from Pseudoalteromonas tetraodonis includes the following:
- the recB gene encoding exodeoxyribonuclease V subunit beta, giving the protein MQALNPLTMPLSGQSLIEASAGTGKTYTITGLYLRYLLGMQIPGELNTPLSVEQILVVTFTDAATQEIKDRVRSRIIAARDALLGQVPNDELIEGVIAGVDDKHRAFDLLDAAAKSMDEAAIFTIHGFCQRMLKQHAFESGVAFNLEFILDERDILLETIKDFWRAFVYPLSKERTDSILAVFAAPESLFSYVSSILNKANAEITPQVSLDAVWQARDEYLACVPAFKKACLEQEFIGAVKASDLSGSKTPGRKGSLAALEAFCLGSDDFFEFGTSKYSFEVWSSENLSNTANYKKNGTLLTHPLISQFDALAALNNTINQGLKIAIVQYAASWVKAAIVKRKQEQSVITPDDLLTNLHSALKSEQGDVLAQKIAQLFPVAMIDEFQDTDPIQYGIFSKIYAQSNTTLAMIGDPKQAIYGFRGADIFTYIGAKEAVDEPQQFTLGTNFRSSSDIVNSVNSLFSKYENSFIYNDAIPFNKVKAKGKKADESFLIDGKPATAFEFNVFVDEAGDEKNKPTSKGLGQAHLATHFTNKIVTLLEQANQGIACIGSTPVSAADICILVRDRVEAQIMKQALSKANIASVYLSRDSVFSQELSHHLLNFLTALHGQYDEALLRGVLAGPLFCLSYNDIFALADDENSWQEHLNFFAQLSHIWHKQGAMAMLERLLSHNQLSAKWQGLGYNVERWLTDFRHLGEILQQKQIELEGTLRLLRWFAQKVSQQDGETVQVRLESDANLVKIVTMHASKGLEYPLVFMPFASGYRETKDALYHQNGKLIYDLSKDEDALQKAEQERLAEDLRLLYVALTRAVHFCSLGVYNISQGQSSRLAIQSSALGHVLFSGLEISSSQVWRTHLSEFCEANHAMQYQQFTSGELHEQGILRLKNSDTKQHDLLINTVTAQIERDWRATSFSALSFKKHADQLAPGRSDEDHQRDEFAVQQDELPSPYSFPKGAKPGSCLHEIFEQLDFTSPVNHPTNAEQNLTAVIERAFEKYHIDEQWQQITEQWVLDALNCPLNSENNLSLSQLAPSDCLVEMEFNLPLSSLSAPKLNEVLIKHFGFNQSKLEFAHVKGLLKGFIDLIFCYQGKYYILDYKSNYLGSTAADYVSEQLEQAMTSHQYHLQYLIYTVALHRLLKQRIPDYSIEAHLGGVYYTFLRGMPAGEGVYFKQLSADQVVILDGLFSQGAML; this is encoded by the coding sequence ATGCAAGCGCTTAATCCACTCACTATGCCATTATCAGGACAAAGCTTAATTGAAGCCAGTGCAGGCACAGGTAAAACCTACACGATCACGGGTTTGTATTTGCGCTATTTGTTGGGCATGCAAATACCCGGTGAGCTGAATACGCCATTGAGCGTTGAGCAAATTTTGGTAGTAACCTTTACCGATGCCGCCACGCAAGAAATTAAAGACCGAGTTCGCAGCCGAATTATTGCCGCGCGTGATGCTTTACTGGGGCAAGTACCTAATGATGAGCTAATTGAGGGTGTAATAGCGGGCGTTGATGACAAGCACCGTGCGTTTGACTTACTCGATGCCGCAGCTAAATCAATGGACGAAGCGGCTATTTTTACCATTCATGGCTTTTGTCAGCGAATGCTAAAGCAGCATGCGTTTGAATCCGGTGTGGCATTTAACTTAGAGTTCATTTTAGATGAGCGCGATATTCTGCTTGAAACCATAAAAGACTTTTGGCGCGCGTTTGTATACCCACTCAGTAAAGAAAGAACAGATTCGATTTTAGCGGTATTTGCTGCGCCCGAATCACTATTTAGTTATGTAAGTAGTATTTTAAATAAGGCGAACGCAGAGATAACACCGCAAGTTAGTTTAGATGCGGTATGGCAAGCGCGAGATGAATACTTGGCGTGTGTTCCAGCCTTTAAAAAAGCCTGCCTAGAACAAGAGTTTATTGGTGCTGTTAAAGCATCCGATTTAAGTGGCTCAAAAACACCTGGGCGAAAGGGCAGTCTTGCTGCACTTGAAGCATTTTGCTTAGGCAGTGATGACTTTTTTGAATTTGGTACCAGTAAGTATTCGTTTGAGGTGTGGAGTAGCGAGAACTTAAGTAATACCGCTAATTATAAAAAAAATGGCACATTACTGACGCATCCACTTATTAGCCAATTCGATGCCTTAGCCGCACTTAACAACACCATCAACCAAGGGCTAAAAATTGCGATAGTGCAATATGCGGCGAGCTGGGTAAAAGCGGCCATAGTTAAACGCAAACAAGAACAAAGCGTGATCACCCCTGACGATTTACTGACTAATTTACACAGTGCCTTAAAGAGTGAACAAGGTGATGTACTCGCACAAAAAATAGCGCAGTTATTTCCGGTGGCAATGATAGATGAGTTTCAGGATACTGACCCGATTCAGTACGGTATTTTTAGTAAAATTTATGCTCAAAGCAATACCACTTTAGCTATGATAGGCGATCCCAAACAGGCAATTTATGGGTTTAGGGGCGCAGATATATTTACCTACATTGGCGCAAAAGAAGCGGTAGATGAGCCACAACAATTTACATTGGGCACTAACTTTCGCTCAAGCAGTGATATTGTAAATAGCGTAAATAGCTTATTTAGCAAATACGAAAACAGCTTTATTTATAACGACGCCATTCCATTTAATAAAGTGAAAGCGAAAGGAAAAAAAGCAGATGAGTCGTTTTTAATTGACGGTAAACCTGCCACCGCGTTTGAGTTTAATGTGTTTGTAGATGAAGCCGGCGATGAAAAAAATAAGCCGACCAGTAAAGGCTTAGGGCAAGCTCATTTAGCCACCCATTTTACCAATAAAATTGTTACTTTACTTGAGCAGGCAAACCAAGGAATAGCCTGTATTGGCAGTACGCCGGTAAGCGCTGCTGATATTTGTATTTTGGTGCGCGACCGCGTTGAAGCACAAATAATGAAGCAAGCGCTGAGTAAAGCTAATATTGCCAGTGTGTATTTGTCGCGCGACAGTGTATTTAGCCAAGAGTTAAGTCATCACTTGCTCAATTTTTTAACGGCTTTGCATGGTCAGTACGATGAGGCGTTACTACGCGGTGTATTAGCCGGCCCGTTATTTTGTTTAAGCTATAACGATATTTTTGCTCTAGCCGATGATGAAAATAGCTGGCAAGAACACCTAAACTTTTTTGCTCAACTTAGCCATATTTGGCATAAGCAAGGGGCAATGGCAATGCTCGAACGCTTACTGAGTCACAATCAGCTCAGTGCCAAATGGCAAGGCTTGGGCTATAACGTAGAACGGTGGCTTACCGACTTTAGACATCTTGGCGAAATACTGCAGCAAAAACAAATAGAGCTTGAAGGGACACTTCGTTTATTACGTTGGTTTGCGCAAAAGGTGAGCCAGCAAGATGGCGAAACAGTGCAAGTTCGCTTAGAAAGTGATGCGAACTTAGTTAAAATTGTGACTATGCACGCTTCTAAAGGGCTTGAATACCCATTGGTATTTATGCCATTTGCCAGTGGTTATCGTGAAACTAAAGACGCGCTTTATCATCAAAATGGCAAGTTGATTTACGATTTAAGTAAAGACGAAGACGCCCTGCAAAAAGCCGAACAAGAACGTTTAGCAGAAGACTTACGTTTGCTTTATGTGGCACTGACCCGAGCAGTGCATTTTTGTTCGCTGGGCGTGTATAACATTTCTCAAGGGCAAAGTAGCCGTTTAGCAATTCAAAGTAGTGCGCTGGGGCATGTGTTGTTCTCAGGATTAGAGATAAGCAGTAGCCAAGTGTGGCGCACCCATTTAAGTGAATTTTGTGAGGCTAATCATGCTATGCAATACCAGCAATTTACCTCAGGCGAATTACATGAGCAGGGCATACTTCGGTTAAAAAATAGTGACACTAAACAGCACGATTTACTTATTAATACAGTAACGGCGCAGATTGAACGTGACTGGCGAGCAACTAGCTTTAGTGCTTTGAGCTTTAAAAAGCATGCTGATCAACTTGCTCCAGGGCGCAGCGATGAAGATCATCAAAGAGATGAGTTTGCCGTGCAGCAAGATGAACTTCCTTCACCGTATAGCTTTCCAAAGGGCGCAAAACCAGGGAGTTGCTTGCACGAAATATTTGAGCAGCTTGATTTTACCAGTCCGGTAAATCATCCCACGAATGCCGAGCAAAACTTAACGGCTGTGATTGAGCGTGCTTTTGAAAAGTACCATATCGATGAGCAATGGCAGCAAATTACCGAGCAATGGGTACTCGATGCACTTAATTGCCCGTTAAACAGCGAGAATAATTTAAGTTTGAGCCAATTAGCGCCAAGTGACTGTTTAGTCGAAATGGAGTTTAACTTACCGCTTAGCAGCCTCAGTGCCCCTAAGCTTAATGAAGTGTTGATTAAACATTTTGGCTTTAACCAAAGTAAACTTGAGTTTGCCCATGTTAAAGGGTTACTAAAAGGCTTTATTGATTTAATTTTTTGCTACCAAGGCAAGTATTATATTTTAGATTATAAATCGAATTATTTGGGCAGTACCGCTGCCGATTATGTGTCTGAGCAGCTAGAGCAAGCCATGACCAGCCACCAATATCATTTACAGTATTTAATTTATACCGTAGCGCTGCATCGCTTGCTTAAACAGCGAATTCCCGATTATTCAATAGAGGCGCATTTAGGCGGTGTTTATTATACTTTTTTACGCGGTATGCCAGCAGGTGAGGGAGTGTACTTTAAACAGCTAAGTGCAGATCAAGTCGTTATTTTAGATGGCTTGTTTAGCCAAGGAGCCATGCTATGA
- the recD gene encoding exodeoxyribonuclease V subunit alpha, translated as MSDLNQQPGLFDDLDDAPLDEPVLTTAQRTMQASESIEVVPLLTYLTDEHRVRVVDVKLAELLSGTNAQQGYDDLFYIILMLCLSQQSQHSCLTLTEVDWTNPFNLRQSDFTKLEGTQPDTLSPFSNDFTTEAAIRYLLSHHSVGEQKPLQLFNQRLYFSRLAGYEQTLAQRLLTMSERQLNIDDAVLAQLLTRYFPDDPSIDIDWQKVACAIAATKGFSVITGGPGTGKTTTVTKLLAILQSLYKAAPLSIKLVAPTGKAAARLTESILGAKNKLSEIPDDINSLIPQSAQTIHRLLGVKPFTNKFRHDKSNPLHVDVLIIDEASMVDLSLMAKLIEALPDHARLILLGDKDQLASVDTGSVMSDLCQGLVLGQTPRYSKVRCEQLNTLCFNGTVKLNAQTQSEFKLADCIAFLQHSYRFDAKSGIGQLALAVNTNNRGILNYVEQQSSEGHFSDIILDYDFVSTPIEKLVNSAASHYANYLTLIAQGASVAQVHAAFASYQLLAAVREGDYGVNSLNQRIERVLQQQGLISVNPNQRHYIGMPIMVSQNDYQLKLFNGDIGILMPDDSGQLKAVFIDEQGNERAFSPARLPAHDKVYVMTIHKSQGSEFSYTAMVLPPLKQASIGINRQLVYTGITRAKQTFELVADKKVLQLAMGKSVSRASGLYERLV; from the coding sequence ATGAGTGATTTAAATCAACAACCGGGTTTGTTTGATGACTTAGATGATGCGCCTTTAGATGAACCTGTGCTCACAACAGCACAGCGAACGATGCAGGCCAGCGAAAGTATTGAAGTCGTGCCGTTGCTAACGTATTTAACGGACGAACATAGAGTGCGAGTGGTTGATGTAAAACTGGCTGAATTACTCAGTGGCACAAACGCACAGCAAGGGTATGACGACCTCTTTTATATAATTTTAATGCTGTGTTTATCGCAACAAAGCCAGCATAGCTGTTTAACCCTAACAGAGGTTGATTGGACTAATCCGTTTAATTTACGTCAAAGCGACTTTACTAAACTAGAAGGCACGCAGCCTGACACTCTCAGCCCATTTAGTAATGACTTTACGACTGAGGCAGCAATACGTTATTTACTCTCACATCACAGTGTTGGGGAGCAAAAGCCGCTGCAATTGTTTAATCAACGATTATATTTTTCTCGTTTAGCAGGCTATGAACAAACCCTTGCCCAACGATTACTGACAATGAGCGAACGACAACTTAACATTGATGATGCAGTACTTGCTCAGTTATTAACCCGCTACTTTCCTGATGATCCGAGTATTGACATTGATTGGCAAAAAGTAGCGTGTGCGATTGCCGCCACAAAAGGTTTTAGTGTGATCACGGGCGGGCCTGGCACCGGTAAAACCACCACGGTAACAAAGCTGTTAGCGATTTTACAATCGTTATATAAAGCGGCGCCATTGAGCATAAAATTAGTAGCACCCACAGGTAAAGCAGCGGCACGGCTAACAGAGTCAATTTTAGGGGCTAAAAATAAGCTTAGTGAAATACCAGATGATATTAATTCGTTGATCCCGCAAAGCGCGCAAACCATTCATCGGTTGTTGGGAGTTAAGCCATTTACCAATAAATTTCGGCACGATAAAAGCAATCCGTTGCATGTTGATGTATTGATTATTGATGAGGCCAGCATGGTCGACTTATCACTTATGGCTAAATTAATTGAGGCCTTGCCAGATCATGCTCGATTGATTTTACTCGGCGATAAAGACCAACTTGCTTCGGTTGATACTGGTAGCGTAATGAGTGATTTATGCCAAGGGTTAGTACTTGGACAAACACCGCGTTATTCAAAAGTACGCTGTGAGCAATTGAACACGCTGTGCTTTAATGGCACTGTTAAACTCAACGCGCAAACTCAAAGTGAGTTTAAACTCGCGGATTGCATTGCCTTTTTACAACATAGCTATCGGTTTGATGCAAAAAGTGGCATAGGTCAATTGGCGCTGGCGGTTAATACCAACAACCGTGGGATATTAAACTATGTTGAACAACAAAGTAGCGAAGGGCATTTTAGCGATATTATTTTAGACTATGATTTTGTTTCCACACCAATTGAAAAGTTAGTAAATAGTGCCGCAAGTCATTATGCTAATTACCTAACACTGATAGCGCAAGGTGCCAGTGTTGCGCAAGTGCATGCAGCTTTTGCCAGTTATCAGTTACTTGCTGCAGTACGTGAAGGCGATTACGGCGTTAATAGTTTAAATCAGCGTATTGAACGGGTATTACAGCAGCAAGGTTTAATTAGCGTTAACCCTAATCAGCGGCATTATATAGGGATGCCGATAATGGTTAGTCAAAACGACTACCAGCTAAAATTATTTAACGGTGATATAGGAATTCTAATGCCCGATGATAGCGGCCAACTCAAGGCAGTGTTTATTGATGAACAAGGTAATGAACGGGCATTTTCACCCGCACGGCTTCCGGCGCACGATAAAGTGTATGTAATGACCATTCATAAATCCCAAGGCTCAGAGTTTAGTTATACCGCGATGGTGTTACCACCGCTCAAGCAGGCGAGTATCGGTATTAATAGGCAATTAGTGTACACGGGAATTACCCGCGCAAAACAGACCTTTGAGCTGGTGGCAGATAAAAAAGTGCTGCAACTGGCCATGGGTAAAAGTGTATCACGGGCGTCAGGCTTGTATGAGAGATTAGTGTAA
- a CDS encoding trimeric intracellular cation channel family protein, whose product MTAEYFNFLSLIGVAFFAISGALLGHDKDIGGFGVVVVGSVTALGGGTLRDILLNQPVFWIANPDYLYATYGAIFVTVMFIRHLPDVSNYYMLLVDAIGMAIFNVVGIEKALIEGTTMVVALTMGMTTGIFGGLIRDVICREVPLVMREELYSTACFAGGLTYATLFLLDVPYLWCIIGSLLVTVFLRLGALHFGWQPNLFRKRTPKIRD is encoded by the coding sequence ATGACGGCAGAGTATTTTAATTTTTTAAGCCTTATTGGCGTGGCATTCTTTGCAATTTCAGGTGCATTATTAGGCCACGACAAAGATATTGGTGGATTTGGTGTTGTCGTTGTTGGCTCAGTCACCGCGTTAGGCGGTGGCACGCTCAGAGATATTCTTCTTAATCAACCTGTATTTTGGATAGCCAACCCCGATTATTTATATGCCACCTATGGCGCTATTTTTGTCACCGTTATGTTTATTCGCCACTTACCTGATGTGTCTAACTATTACATGTTGCTGGTTGACGCTATTGGTATGGCTATTTTTAATGTGGTCGGTATTGAAAAAGCATTAATTGAAGGTACAACCATGGTGGTTGCGCTTACAATGGGAATGACGACGGGTATATTTGGCGGCTTAATACGTGATGTGATCTGTAGAGAAGTACCACTGGTGATGCGCGAAGAGCTATACTCCACCGCGTGTTTTGCAGGAGGCTTAACCTATGCCACGCTATTTTTATTAGATGTCCCTTATTTATGGTGCATTATAGGTTCATTATTGGTAACCGTCTTTCTAAGATTGGGCGCACTGCATTTTGGCTGGCAACCCAACCTATTTAGAAAACGAACCCCAAAAATAAGAGATTAG